In the Bacteroidales bacterium genome, one interval contains:
- a CDS encoding 4Fe-4S dicluster domain-containing protein yields MSNINPKFSTELKKFGVEGFNACYNCGNCTAVCSLSTEQNSFPREMVRFSVLGLEKDIEASTKPWLCYYCGECSETCPQNAQPAQLMMGLRRYLTARYDWTGLGYKLYTSKLWEFGSIIFLAAIILVLFVLFHGPMTTELTDQGGVKLNTFAPWKQIEIGDWIMAGLLSFFLLTNIGNMYLKILRNNKGVRIPFKLYFTEFWKLILHFASQIEFSKCDTLRSGKKFTVQPYWIIHWFLMSSYVIMFIMIVVFLGWFQTDIIHPWIHPQRLLGYYATLGLIIGVVYFLWQRFRKKSEKSKQTHVTDWTFLVLLLLTTVSGILVHIFRVNGMPYPTYYVYVFHLMVLFPMLMIEVPFSKWSHLAYRPFALYFEALITSAKKLKN; encoded by the coding sequence ATGAGTAATATCAATCCAAAGTTTTCAACGGAACTGAAAAAATTTGGTGTGGAAGGGTTCAATGCCTGCTACAATTGCGGTAACTGTACGGCGGTTTGTTCCCTCTCAACAGAACAGAATTCATTCCCAAGAGAAATGGTGCGGTTCAGTGTTCTTGGGCTGGAAAAGGATATTGAGGCTTCAACAAAACCCTGGCTCTGCTACTATTGCGGGGAATGCTCCGAAACCTGCCCCCAGAATGCCCAACCTGCCCAGTTAATGATGGGGCTCAGAAGATACCTGACTGCCAGATACGATTGGACAGGATTAGGATACAAACTCTATACATCAAAATTATGGGAGTTCGGTTCCATTATTTTCCTGGCAGCTATTATTCTGGTGCTTTTCGTACTCTTCCATGGGCCCATGACAACCGAACTAACAGACCAGGGTGGGGTTAAGTTAAATACCTTTGCACCCTGGAAACAGATTGAAATAGGGGACTGGATCATGGCCGGGCTATTGAGTTTTTTCCTGCTTACCAACATTGGTAACATGTACCTGAAGATCCTGCGGAATAACAAGGGAGTGCGGATACCTTTTAAACTTTATTTCACAGAATTCTGGAAATTAATCCTGCATTTTGCCTCTCAAATTGAATTTTCAAAATGCGATACTTTGCGTAGTGGCAAAAAATTTACCGTACAACCCTATTGGATCATTCACTGGTTTCTGATGAGCAGTTATGTAATCATGTTCATCATGATTGTTGTTTTCCTGGGCTGGTTTCAAACCGATATCATCCATCCCTGGATTCATCCTCAGCGATTGCTGGGATACTATGCAACACTTGGCCTGATCATCGGTGTTGTTTACTTTCTCTGGCAACGCTTCCGTAAAAAATCAGAAAAAAGCAAACAAACCCATGTCACCGACTGGACGTTTTTAGTATTGCTTCTATTGACAACCGTTTCAGGAATACTTGTTCATATCTTCAGAGTCAACGGGATGCCTTATCCAACCTACTATGTGTATGTTTTTCATCTTATGGTGCTGTTCCCGATGCTTATGATCGAAGTTCCTTTTTCAAAATGGTCTCACCTGGCTTATCGTCCATTTGCCCTCTATTTTGAAGCGCTGATCACTTCGGCTAAAAAACTCAAAAATTGA
- a CDS encoding Crp/Fnr family transcriptional regulator has protein sequence MDRYVIKTNCNDCYARSDCFIQKIKKIEEFFNLQKTHIPYNKGETIIKEGSHVTDILYIIDGLVKVYIESPDKNIIIKLLKSKDFIGLTSLFGDDTYYFSASALKETRVCSIDRESIKDLINQCCDFARQLSSWYCRDYNLMLTKCLNLGLRQLNGKLANTLLYLNQEEFKAIDVFSHISRNDLAELSGMSMESVVRILSEFNNENIIELKGKRIEIKNLKLLEDINQKG, from the coding sequence ATGGACAGATATGTAATAAAAACGAATTGTAACGATTGTTATGCCCGTTCTGATTGTTTTATTCAAAAAATAAAAAAAATAGAAGAATTCTTCAATCTACAAAAAACCCATATTCCTTATAACAAGGGAGAAACAATTATAAAAGAAGGATCCCATGTAACCGATATATTATATATTATAGATGGGTTGGTAAAAGTATATATAGAAAGCCCGGACAAAAATATTATTATAAAACTGCTTAAATCAAAGGATTTCATTGGATTGACATCTTTGTTTGGTGACGACACCTATTATTTCTCTGCCTCTGCATTGAAAGAAACCCGGGTTTGTTCCATTGACCGTGAAAGTATTAAAGATTTAATTAATCAGTGCTGTGATTTTGCCCGTCAGCTCTCTAGCTGGTATTGTAGAGACTACAACCTTATGCTGACCAAATGTTTAAATTTAGGCCTCAGGCAATTGAATGGCAAGCTTGCAAATACGTTGCTATATTTGAATCAGGAAGAATTTAAAGCAATCGATGTGTTTTCTCATATCAGCAGAAACGATTTGGCTGAATTATCAGGAATGTCGATGGAAAGCGTTGTCCGGATTTTATCCGAATTTAACAATGAAAATATAATTGAACTAAAAGGGAAAAGAATTGAGATCAAGAACCTGAAATTGTTAGAAGATATAAACCAAAAAGGGTAA